A genomic segment from Aspergillus puulaauensis MK2 DNA, chromosome 1, nearly complete sequence encodes:
- a CDS encoding uncharacterized protein (COG:G;~EggNog:ENOG410PHCB;~InterPro:IPR020846,IPR011701,IPR036259;~PFAM:PF07690;~TransMembrane:10 (i61-81o101-123i130-152o158-178i190-211o223-245i364-383o389-408i429-448o460-482i);~go_function: GO:0022857 - transmembrane transporter activity [Evidence IEA];~go_process: GO:0055085 - transmembrane transport [Evidence IEA]) yields the protein MPSSKPSSVLYVEDAPPEKCIEAAPSLEQVYLESGLNEDDAHFLANFPDEKRKKCVRKIDWRLCPLLAFLYLVCYIDKASIGNAKIEGMLTDLDMSGTQYNVALGIFFVTYVLFEVPSNILLAKFKRPSFYLAILTLLWGIVVTLTGVVQNFAGLCAVRVLLGIFESGFFPGAIWIITQWYMPEETQSRIGLFYTASALAGAFSGLLAFGLAKMRGIGGYNGWRWIFIIEGAATVLLAALCYFCLADTPELSTRWLDPEEIRFLALRKKALRGRIVVDEKASKFDWKTLFNALTDWHLYLQILNFWSNTVPNYGLKFSLPQIIKNMGYTSANAQLLSMPPYFAGAISAYGFGIVADKLRWRMPVIVMGQMFVIVAFGILFALADDIQDNIPACYFAVVLACIGLYPIIPGTNAWTANNLAGARKQAMGIAFMISAGNCGGLVGSFIYLEREAPKYPTGFGSSFAFAAAGMVASLALETRFWFVNRRNGKISREEVHERYTPEELQVMGDRSPLFKYIL from the exons ATGCCTTCATCTAAACCGTCCAGTGTGCTATACGTGGAGGATGCGCCTCCGGAGAAATGCATTGAGGCAGCGCCTAGTCTTGAGCAGGTCTATCTGGAAAGCGGGCTGAATGAGGACGACGCGCACTTTCTGGCTAACTTTCCCgatgagaagaggaagaagtgcGTTCGAAAG ATCGATTGGCGTCTCTGCCCTCTGTTGGCGTTCCTGTATCTTGTGTGTTATATCGACAAAGCGAGTATCG GAAATGCCAAAATCGAAGGCATGTTGACGGACTTGGACATGTCTGGCACGCAGTATAACGTTGCCCTGGGCATTTTCTTCGTCACCTACGTCCTGTTCG AGGTCCCAAGCAATATTCTGCTGGCCAAATTCAAGAGACCCTCATTCTATCTCGCAATCCTGACCCTCTTATGGGGAATCGTCGTAACCCTAACCGGAGTCGTCCAGAACTTTGCCGGCCTGTGCGCCGTCCGCGTGCTGCTTGGTATCTTCGA ATCTGGCTTCTTCCCCGGCGCCATCTGGATCATCACACAATGGTACATGCCCGAAGAAACGCAAAGCCGAATCGGCCTATTCTACACAGCCAGCGCCCTGGCCGGCGCCTTCTCCGGGCTTCTCGCATTCGGACTCGCTAAAATGCGCGGAATCGGCGGATACAACgggtggcgctggatcttcaTAATCGAAGGCGCAGccaccgtcctcctcgcAGCTCTCTGCTACTTCTGTCTAGCAGACACACCGGAGCTCTCAACGCGGTGGCTGGACCCGGAGGAGATTCGattcctcgccctccgcaAGAAAGCCCTCCGTGGCCGCATCGTCGTTGATGAGAAGGCTAGCAAATTCGACTGGAAGACGCTCTTCAACGCTCTTACCGACTGGCATCTTTATCTCCAGATCTTGAATTTCTGGTCCAACACGGTGCCGAATTACGGGTTGAAGTTTTCCTTGCCCCAGATTATCAAGAATATGGGATACACCTCTGCGAACGCCCAGCTCCTCTCCATGCCGCCGTATTTCGCGGGCGCGATCTCGGCGTACGGGTTTGGGATTGTAGCTGATAAACTGCGATGGCGCATGCCTGTTATTGTTATGGGGCAGATGTTTGTGATTGTCGCCTTTGGGATTCTCTTCGCCCTTGCCGATGATATCCAGGATAATATCCCTGCTTGTTATTTCGCTGTCGTGCTTGCTTGTATAGGGCTATACCCCATCATCCCGGGCACGAACGCGTGGACAGCGAACAACCTCGCCGGTGCGCGGAAACAGGCGATGGGGATCGCGTTTATGATTAGTGCTGGGAACTGCGGCGGGCTTGTTGGTTCGTTTATATACCTTGAGCGAGAGGCGCCGAAGTATCCCACGGGCTTTGGGAGTTCGTTTGCGTTTGCGGCGGCGGGGATGGTGGCCAGTCTTGCTTTGGAGACGAGGTTTTGGTTTGTGAATAGGAGGAACGGCAAGATTAGTCGCGAGGAGGTTCATGAGAGATACACCCCTGAGGAGCTGCAGGTTATGGGGGATCGGTCGCCGCTGTTTAAGTATATTTTGTAA
- a CDS encoding putative GABA permease (COG:E;~EggNog:ENOG410PMJG;~InterPro:IPR002293,IPR004840;~PFAM:PF13520,PF00324;~TransMembrane:12 (i42-59o79-102i123-147o167-187i199-219o239-260i281-301o343-362i382-402o408-432i453-473o485-503i);~go_component: GO:0016020 - membrane [Evidence IEA];~go_component: GO:0016021 - integral component of membrane [Evidence IEA];~go_function: GO:0022857 - transmembrane transporter activity [Evidence IEA];~go_process: GO:0006865 - amino acid transport [Evidence IEA];~go_process: GO:0055085 - transmembrane transport [Evidence IEA]), protein MQQELEMKSGSAVRSGPADGNGHVYDNPGSAAYRQKQQLERYLNFFSSLAFSATLLASWEAAGGGLQAGLYNGGPAVIVYGIIVTTAGNLAIAFSLAELASLHPTAGAQYHWSYFLAPRYRRFISFFQGWVTVFSWAALVCIAPYFIGTEIEGMIVLADIGYEPQRWHGTLLMWAVAVIPIIINIFARRVLAGIEVAAGIMHVVFLPVTIAVFVILAPRNSNEFVWNTFINGSVTGSGWSNPGAVFSIGLLGVITPLSGIDGVIHMAEEVKNAKTVVPRSMIYGTLINGTLTFCYLIAVLYCMGDYTEALTSPTGYPIITIAYQATGSKTATYVLMAMGMLPGWIALFNGLASVTRLAWAFARDNGLPFSDFFARVDPRYKIPLRALFLVASLVVAISFIQIGSTAAFNAILSLSTLGLYISYLIPLILLVMKRFTAPQDIPKGTFSLGKWGLPVNLLAILFATYFSIFLPFPATIPVTGENMNYAGPVLGFVMVFACCDWVFRGRFKWEGPTLRPYRD, encoded by the exons ATGCAGCAAGAGCTGGAAATGAAGAGTGGGAGTGCTGTGCGATCGGGGCCAGCTGATGGCAATGGACATGTCTACGACAACCCAGGAAGTGCTGCGTATCGCCAAAAGCAACAATTAGAG AGATATCTGAATTTCTTCTCGTCGCTCGCTTTCTCTGCGACACTTCTTGCCTCGTGGGAGGCCGCAGGTGGTGGCTTGCAAGCTGGGCTGTACAACGGCGGCCCTGCAGTAATTGTTTATGGAATCATTGTGACTACTGCTGGTAACTTGGCAATTGCATTCTCACTGGCTGAGCTGGCTTCACT ACATCCGACTGCTGGTGCTCAGTACCACTGGAGTTATTTCCTCGCTCCTCGCTATCGTCGGTTTATCAGTTTCTTCCAGG GATGGGTGACCGTCTTCTCGTGGGCGGCCCTGGTCTGCATCGCCCCGTACTTCATCGGAACGGAGATCGAGGGCATGATTGTCCTGGCCGATATAGGCTACGAACCGCAGAGATGGCACGGTACGCTCTTGATGTGGGCTGTTGCCGTGATTccaatcatcatcaacatctttGCCCGTCGTGTCCTTGCAGGCATTGAAGTCGCTGCTGGTATCATGCACGTAGTCTTCCTGCCCGTCACCATCGCggtcttcgtcatcctcgctcctcgCAACTCCAACGAATTCGTCTGGAACACATTCATCAACGGCTCAGTTACGGGCAGTGGCTGGTCCAATCCTGGTGCTGTCTTCTCCATTGGCCTTCTCGGAGTCATCACCCCCCTCAGCG GAATCGACGGCGTAATCCACATGGCCGAGGAAGTCAAGAACGCCAAAACCGTCGTCCCTCGCTCCATGATCTACGGCACCCTGATCAACGGCACCCTCACCTTCTGCTACCTGATCGCCGTGCTCTACTGCATGGGCGACTACACCGAAGCCCTCACCAGCCCAACCGGCTACCCCATCATCACAATCGCCTACCAAGCCACCGGCTCCAAGACCGCAACCTACGTCCTCATGGCCATGGGCATGCTCCCCGGCTGGATCGCCCTCTTCAACGGCCTCGCCTCCGTCACGCGCCTGGCATGGGCATTCGCGCGCGACAACGGcctccccttctccgacTTCTTTGCGCGCGTCGACCCGCGTTATAAAATCCCCCTGcgcgccctcttcctcgtggCGTCTCTCGTCGTCGCTATCTCGTTCATCCAGATCGGGTCCACAGCTGCGTTTAACGCTATCCTCTCGCTCAGTACATTGGGTCTCTACATCTCCTACCTCATCCCCTTAATCCTCCTCGTGATGAAGCGCTTCACGGCACCCCAGGATATCCCCAAGGGGACGTTCTCACTAGGGAAATGGGGGCTACCCGTGAATCTGTTGGCGATCCTCTTTGCGACGTACTTTtctatcttcctccccttcccgGCTACGATTCCGGTCACTGGGGAGAATATGAATTATGCGGGGCCTGTGCTGGGATTTGTGATGGTTTTTGCTTGTTGTGATTGGGTTTTTAGAGGGAGGTTTAAGTGGGAGGGGCCGACTTTGAGGCCTTATAGGGATTAA
- a CDS encoding flavin-dependent quinone reductase (COG:S;~EggNog:ENOG410PQ9R;~InterPro:IPR005025,IPR029039;~PFAM:PF03358;~go_function: GO:0016491 - oxidoreductase activity [Evidence IEA]): protein MPVMKVALVTCSTREPRINPFITKYVHDIIQEDWSDKDTNNEKSKEINLFIIDLRNQNLPLYNEAAIPSHLSSTDPTPQYTHAHTRAWSALVRQYDAFIFVTPQYNWSIPASLKNALDYLFYEWKGKPAGIVTYGGRGGGKAGDHLRGVLTGLRMRAVETAPGIVVQGTVMEGCLDRGEVSMEDREAWRSGGVEDAIREMFRELLNELLEQ from the coding sequence ATGCCGGTAATGAAAGTCGCCCTCGTAACCTGCAGCACAAGGGAGCCACGCATCAACCCCTTCATCACGAAATACGTCCACGACATCATCCAGGAAGACTGGTCGGACAAGGACACGAACAACGAAAAAAGCAAGGAAATCAACCTCTTTATAATAGACCTCCGCAACCAAAACCTCCCTCTCTACAACGAAGCAGCAATACCATCGCACCTATCATCGACAGACCCAACGCCGCAGTATACCCATGCACACACGCGCGCATGGTCAGCGCTCGTGCGCCAATACGACGCTTTTATATTTGTCACTCCGCAGTATAACTGGAGCATCCCGGCGAGTTTGAAGAATGCGCTGGACTATCTGTTCTACGAGTGGAAGGGGAAGCCTGCGGGGATTGTGACGTatggtgggaggggaggggggaaggCGGGGGATCATTTGAGGGGTGTTTTGACGGGGCTGAGGATGAGGGCTGTGGAGACTGCTCCGGGGATTGTTGTACAGGGGACGGTTATGGAGGGTTGTTTGGACAGGGGGGAGGTTAGTATGGAGGATAGAGAGGCCTGGAggagtggtggtgttgaggatgcgaTTAGGGAAATGTTTAGGGAGTTGTTGAATGAGCTCCTTGAGCAAtga
- a CDS encoding uncharacterized protein (COG:S;~EggNog:ENOG410Q1CI;~TransMembrane:7 (o13-30i42-63o83-114i126-153o173-194i206-228o240-259i)), with protein sequence MVYNLTAELFAEWALGILVAGVRIYTRCFIDNRNLYWDDMFLILGLVFWTVMTVTLYLCTAVYSSNIGLDTETALQVPDSEVALYKIGSVCAFVAWLAYILAVWAFKGVLVFLYTRLTMGLWQHRLSLVVGALTACTFLTSLIFDLAVCHPIHKNWQVKPYAGDNCTIRPLNYIVIEVLSIITDLAIMCVPIPLVIVARIPSSQKLILAALFCSGIFVMICAILRAYYSVTQIDTLATALGWASRECFVSVFIVCAPGIKPLFTRFRWFRTYGSSNGYTNTNTNSNAKSRGTGKVFSSKNSHNFNTLVSAHEREPYEMDTSVGWKKGKKSRGSSEESQEHIISSTPDGMGIRVTTDVHLALEESRTRRSSFESKG encoded by the exons ATGGTCTACAATCTAACTGCAGAGCTCTTTGCGGAGTGGGCTTTGGGAATCCTGGTTGCCGGTGTTCGTATCTATACACGATGCTTCATCGATAACAGGAATCTCTACTGGGACGATATGTTTTTGATACTTGGTCTT GTATTCTGGACCGTGATGACCGTCACTCTCTACCTCTGCACAG CCGTATACAGCTCCAACATCGGCCTGGACACCGAGACCGCCCTTCAGGTCCCCGACAGTGAAGTTGCACTGTACAAGATCGGATCTGTCTGCGCGTTCGTTGCCTGGCTGGCGTATATCCTGGCAGTCTGGGCATTCAAAGGCGTTCTGGTGTTTCTCTACACCCGACTTAC AATGGGCCTTTGGCAGCATCGCCTGTCTCTCGTGGTCGGGGCACTCACGGCCTGCACGTTTCTCACATCCCTGATATTCGACCTTGCAGTCTGCCACCCGATTCACAAGAACTGGCAGGTCAAGCCTTACGCTGGAG ACAACTGCACCATCCGCCCACTGAACTACATCGTCATCGAAGTCCTCAGCATCAT AACCGACCTCGCAATAATGTGCGTCCCAATCCcgctcgtcatcgtcgcccgAATCCCCTCCTCGCAAaagctcatcctcgccgcccTCTTCTGCTCCGGCATCTTCGTCATGATCTGCGCCATCCTGCGCGCCTACTACTCCGTCACCCAAATCGACACCCTGGCTACAGCGCTCGGCTGGGCGTCCCGCGAATGCTTCGTCTCCGTATTCATCGTGTGCGCACCAGGCATAAAACCTCTGTTCACGCGCTTTCGCTGGTTCCGGACCTACGGCTCTAGTAATGGGTATACGAATACGAATACAAATTCGAATGCGAAGTCGCGGGGCACTGGGAAGGTGTTTTCGTCGAAGAATAGCCATAACTTCAACACGCTTGTTTCGGCGCATGAGCGCGAGCCGTATGAGATGGACACGTCGGTGgggtggaagaaggggaagaagagtcGGGGGTCGTCGGAGGAGAGCCAGGAGCATATCATCTCGTCGACGCCCGATGGGATGGGCATTAGGGTTACCACTGATGTGCATCTTGCCCTGGAGGAGAGTCGGACTAGACGAAGCAGTTTTGAGTCGAAGGGATAG
- a CDS encoding class I SAM-dependent methyltransferase (COG:S;~EggNog:ENOG410Q2N4;~InterPro:IPR001077,IPR036388,IPR012967,IPR016461, IPR029063,IPR036390;~PFAM:PF08100,PF00891;~go_function: GO:0008168 - methyltransferase activity [Evidence IEA];~go_function: GO:0008171 - O-methyltransferase activity [Evidence IEA];~go_function: GO:0046983 - protein dimerization activity [Evidence IEA]), translated as MATDQLQSLWADAQTSFEALQKAQSETARTEALAKVTKLQRALEQPKDAILKLSYQPMVFMALKIAHDMGVFPVLEKATSPVSAEELAAVKPADPLLLQRIMRLLVSFDIVEEPSPSAYLPTAISKAMVNRATIGTVESLFCEFLPILTKTPSYLAATNYQNPQDPLHSPLQYTHNVSTDGFTWLCQHPDALTRFNNFMEGQRANRVHWGDWFPIQERVLDGADRSNPERALLVDIGGGRGHDLMLFQQRFPDAPGKLVLEDLPSVIDEAAAELGKCGIEGVKYDFFKEANPVKGARVYYFKFVFHDWSDSKARVLLNYVVAAMEAGYSKLVIEEYILPDKNAEFLHGTTDMAVLMFCSGLERTRSQWKSLLESVGLQPTFWTREGEGLGVIESVLPVANGTNGQ; from the exons ATGGCTACAGACCAACTTCAATCTCTCTGGGCGGATGCTCAGACATCTTTCGAAGCCCTCCAGAAGGCCCAGTCGGAAACAGCTCGAACCGAAGCTCTGGCTAAAGTCACCAAGCTCCAGCGAGCTCTCGAGCAGCCCAAGGATGCCATCCTGAAGCTTTCATACCAG CCCATGGTATTCATGGCCCTCAAAATCGCTCACGATATGGGTGTCTTCCCCGTCCTGGAGAAAGCGACGTCCCCTGTCTCTGCAGAGGAACTGGCAGCAGTCAAGCCCGCAgaccctctccttctcc AGCGTATAATGCGGCTCCTCGTCTCTTTCGATATCGTCGAAGAGCCCTCGCCCAGTGCCTACCTCCCAACAGCCATCTCAAAGGCCATGGTCAACCGAGCCACCATCGGCACAGTCGAGTCTCT ATTCTGCGAattcctccccatcctcacaAAAACCCCCTCATACCTCGCTGCCACAAACTACCAAAACCCGCAAGACCCCCTACACTCCCCCCTCCAATACACCCACAACGTCTCAACCGACGGCTTCACCTGGCTCTGCCAACACCCCGACGCCCTCACCCgcttcaacaacttcatGGAAGGCCAGCGCGCAAACCGCGTACACTGGGGCGACTGGTTCCCGATCCAGGAGCGCGTTCTCGACGGCGCAGACAGGAGTAACCCCGAGCGCGCGCTGCTAGTTGATATTGGCGGCGGTCGCGGGCACGATCTCATGCTCTTCCAGCAGAGATTCCCGGATGCGCCGGGGAAACTGGTACTGGAGGATCTGCCGAGTGTGATTGATGAGGCGGCTGCTGAGTTGGGGAAGTGTGGGATTGAGGGCGTCAAGTATGATTTCTTCAAGGAGGCGAATCCGGTTAAAG GAGCCCGGGTGTACTACTTCAAATTCGTCTTCCACGACTGGTCCGATTCGAAAGCGCGCGTGCTGCTCAACTACGTCGTTGCTGCTATGGAGGCTGGATACTCCAAGCTGGTGATTGAGGAGTATATCCTGCCGGATAAGAATGCAGAGTTTCTGCATGGAACAACAGATATGGCGGTCTTGATGTTCTGCTCTGGACTTGAGCGCACGCGCAGTCAGTGGAAGAGTCTGCTGGAGTCTGTGGGACTGCAGCCGACGTTCTGGACTCGTGAGGGAGAGGGACTTGGTGTTATCGAGTCGGTTTTGCCGGTTGCGAATGGAACAAATGGGCAGTAG
- a CDS encoding uncharacterized protein (COG:L;~EggNog:ENOG410PQ68;~InterPro:IPR036236,IPR012337,IPR036397,IPR022755, IPR013520,IPR013087;~PFAM:PF00929,PF12171,PF12874;~go_function: GO:0003676 - nucleic acid binding [Evidence IEA]), whose protein sequence is MSIGKESTDQGHFCQPCQRNFPHAQALRMHREMSKEHRGTNSSPSKSTNPESRCELCNKSFKSQNALDDHIRDSVSHKTTSNPAPLPKVWGNWSAIPFAERDSLLTTLRVECHSTESLSQQGFWTQIPSEKDLDMKKKCKNCGEMKKKLRSSTCRFHPAKKAFEKGIMQGRGTNAAARKAPCVKCNQIGNYGCIALTTHDFALADPKLAHMKPSPSPKSNRNARKAVVLDCEMVGVLGPNNGQVSEAIRVSAVDFLSGEILIDTYVEPAERIIAWRSQYSGVTPALFKDMKRRGRTVRGWRAARELAWKYIDQDTVLMGHALHNDLAVLGIVHGNVVDSAILTRDAVGCGCRRSWALRTLTSEFLGREIQTGSSGHDCLEDTFAAREVVLWCLRNEDRLEEWASCHREEWSIVDGLDELDLNKESNEVDTQDFL, encoded by the exons atGTCTATCGGTAAAGAGTCGACCGACCAAGGCCACTTTTGCCAGCCCTGCCAGAGGAATTTCCCACATGCGCAGGCTCTGCGTATGCATCGTGAGATGTCCAAGGAACACCGGGGTACCAACTCGAGTCCTTCTAAGAGTACCAACCCGGAATCCAGATGCGAGCTCTGCAACAAGTCCTTCAAGAGCCAGAATGCACTGGATGATCATATCCGAGACTCGGTGAGCCACAAGACCACATCGAACCCTGCCCCTCTACCTAAGGTCTGGGGAAACTGGTCTGCCATACCCTTTGCCGAACGAGACTCACTGTTAACTACGCTTCGAGTAGAATGTCACTCCACCGAGTCTCTTTCCCAACAAGGCTTCTGGACCCAAATTCCGAGCGAGAAGGATCTcgacatgaagaagaagtgcAAGAACTGCGGAG AAATGAAAAAGAAACTTCGATCCTCAACATGCCGATTCCACCCTGCTAAGAAAGCATTTGAA AAAGGCATAATGCAAGGCCGAGGCACCAACGCCGCAGCCCGAAAAGCACCATGCGTAAAGTGCAACCAAATCGGAAACTATGGATGCATCGCCCTGACCACACACGACTTTGCGCTTGCAGACCCAAAGCTCGCGCACATGAAACCCAGTCCGAGCCCTAAATCTAACCGTAACGCCCGCAAGGCAGTAGTGCTAGACTGCGAGATGGTCGGCGTCCTCGGGCCCAACAACGGCCAAGTCAGCGAAGCGATCCGCGTCAGCGCGGTGGACTTCTTATCCGGGGAGATTCTCATCGATACGTACGTTGAGCCCGCAGAGAGGATTATTGCCTGGAGGAGCCAATATAGCGGAGTGACGCCGGCGCTGTTTAAAGACATGAAGCGGCGGGGGCGGACGGTGCGAGGGTGGAGAGCGGCCAGGGAGTTGGCTTGGAAATATATTGACCAGGATACGGTTCTCATGGGCCATGCGCTGCATAATGACCTGGCTGTTTTGGGGATTGTTCATGGTAATGTTGTTGACTCGGCGATTCTGACGCGTGATGCGGTGGGTTGTGGGTGTCGGCGATCTTGGGCGCTCAGGACGCTAACGTCGGAGTTTCTTGGTCGTGAGATTCAGACGGGGTCTAGTGGGCATGATTGTTTGGAAGATACCTTTGCAGCAAGAGAGGTGGTTCTTTGGTGTTTGCGGAATGAGGACAGGCTGGAGGAGTGGGCGTCGTGTCACCGTGAAGAGTGGTCCATTGTTGATGGGTTGGATGAGTTGGATCTTAACAAAGAGTCTAATGAGGTTGATACTCAGGATTTTCTTTGA
- a CDS encoding YbhB/YbcL family Raf kinase inhibitor-like protein (InterPro:IPR036610,IPR008914,IPR035810;~MEROPS:MER0018285;~PFAM:PF01161;~SECRETED:SignalP(1-19)), whose product MFKLISGLTIGLNVALATAQTSEGFIYQTNNPIIVNYGDDVGSPWSPGDTVPADETTAPPQVGFPYGRGGDSEVSNNELVLIMVDSDSETPDGSTATLNLLHSGLKRDQELTQTDNYLFYPVTSKKAPEAKYLAPSPEKGSGVHNYTLLLFEHPEGGFNFPDSYAKFKPNTTEARAGFPLKDFVDDLGLGEPFAGTWLTEKA is encoded by the exons ATGTTCAAGTTGATCAGCGGTCTTACCATCGGCCTCAACGTGGCTCTGGCCACAGCCCAAACAAGCGAAGGCTTCATCTACCAGACCAACAATCCAATAATAGTCAACTACGGCGACGACGTTGGCTCTCCCTGGAGCCCCGGTGATACAGTCCCGGCTGATG AAACCACCGCGCCCCCCCAAGTCGGCTTCCCATatgggaggggaggggatAGCGAAGTAAGCAACAATgagctcgtcctcatcatggtcgactccgactccgagaCCCCGGACGGCTCAACAGCAACCCTGAACCTCCTCCACTCCGGCCTGAAGCGAGACCAGGAACTCACCCAAACAGACAACTACCTGTTCTACCCCGTCacgtcgaagaaggcacCTGAGGCCAAGTACCTGGCCCCATCCCCGGAGAAGGGGTCGGGCGTTCACAACTACACTCTCTTGCTCTTTGAGCACCCCGAGGGAGGCTTTAACTTCCCTGACTCTTATGCCAAGTTCAAGCCTAACACCACTGAGGCTCGTGCTGGGTTTCCGCTGAAGGATTTTGTCGATGACTTGGGGCTGGGTGAGCCGTTTGCTGGGACGTGGCTCACGGAGAAGGCGTGA
- a CDS encoding uncharacterized protein (COG:S;~EggNog:ENOG410Q1TK;~TransMembrane:7 (o20-41i53-72o98-122i134-154o174-197i209-230o250-272i)), whose amino-acid sequence MANPPPKGPFQVISGDNRGPLITLVSVSFLIVAIIFVFAKVGSAVYFKQRRTALNTPVWIALIIAIIQVVVLQKAVDNGLGRHHVRLDGEAFETASKFAFAAQMLLILVLSLSKLSTILLVWKLTPNNSLRRTCTITAGIILAWTVFSIFAIAFQCQTPKPWLYTPGRCAGDGALFYPIGVLNILTELILLGLPFVMMRSVQMALSKRVKILGSFSTRLGVVGLAIAHVALLPSFTHSKDVSWDSVTWQITGQAMMLTSIIIACVPTLYHIFAGLHSGLTTTQIPDGVELNRTKTSASAYIHQTSSSSGSKSRSRGRSRDRDGRRRRESLFNPVDSAVVTEISSLPNSRNHNRSRNGDYGGRRSSSSDGNESTRYLTQEGKQGGVMRTVDITVEVEEDHRGSL is encoded by the exons ATGGCCAACCCACCCCCAAAGGGCCCATTCCAGGTAATATCAGGCGACAATCGTGGGCCTCTGATCACACTCGTATCGGTTTCCTTCCTGAttgtcgccatcatcttcgtctttgCCAAAGTCGGGTCTGCGGTTTACTTTAAGCAGCGGCGGACAGCCCTCAACACGCCAGTATGGATCGCTTTG ATCATTGCGATTATCCAAGTTGTAGTCCTGCAAAAAGCCGTCGATAATGGACTGGGAAGACACCACGTCCGACTCGACGGCGAGGCGTTTGAGACAGCAAGCAAG TTTGCATTCGCAGCCCAAATGCTGCTCATATTAGTCCTCTCGCTGTCAAAGCTGTCAACGATCCTGCTGGTCTGGAAGTTGACGCCGAACAACAGCCTCCGTCGGACCTGCACCATCACCGCCGGCATCATTCTCGCATGGACCGTATTCTCCATATTCGCGATCGCCTTCCAGTGCCAGACGCCAAAGCCCTGGCTGTACACACCAGGACGATGCGCTGGAGACGGCGCGCTGTTCTATCCGATCGGGGTGTTGAATATCCTCACAGAGCTGATCCTGCTTGGCCTGCCATTTGTAATGATGCGCAGTGTGCAGATGGCGCTGAGCAAGCGGGTGAAAATCCTGGGATCGTTTTCTACACGCTTAGG TGTCGTCGGCCTCGCAATCGCCCACGTAGCCCTTCTACCATCATTCACACACTCAAAGGACGTCTCAT GGGACAGCGTAACCTGGCAAATAACCGGCCAAGCAATGATGCTAACCTCCATCATAATCGCCTGCGTGCCAACGCTCTACCACATCTTCGCAGGCCTCCACTCCGGCCTCACAACCACCCAAATCCCCGACGGAGTAGAACTGAACCGCACCAAGACAAGCGCCAGCGCGTACATACACCAGACCTCGTCATCCAGCGGAAGCAAGTCGCGATCACGCGGCAGATCCAGAGATCGAGACGGACGACGGCGACGCGAGTCCCTGTTTAACCCTGTCGACAGCGCGGTTGTAACGGAGATTTCGTCCCTGCCGAACAGCCGGAACCATAACCGCAGCCGCAATGGTGATTATGGAGGGAGACGGTCGAGTTCAAGCGATGGGAATGAGAGTACGAGGTATTTGACGCAGGAGGGGAAACAGGGGGGTGTGATGAGGACGGTGGATATTACGGTTGAAGTGGAGGAGGACCATCGGGGTTCTCTCTGA